The following DNA comes from Ornithobacterium rhinotracheale DSM 15997.
CAAGAAAACGCCCGCAATGAAACCTCTCAAGGCTCCGACTTGTATCGCTGTAAAAGCTTCTAAGGATTTTTTAATTAAAATAAAAGAGGAGCCCCAAGTGATGGATAAAATGGCTAAAAGAAACCATTTATTGCTCAACAATTGACTTAAAAATGATTTTTTATGCATGATATTTTAAACCTTAAACTTTTCGGCTTACAAAATATGAAACCACACTTCCTATGAATAAAACACTGAAAATGCTAATGAAATAATTTTCCCAAGTGAGTTTTACGGGAAATGCCAAGAAATCGGAAATGTAAACCAAGCCATAATATTTTTGGAGCAAAAGCAAAATCGTTCCGAGGATAAGCCCAAAGCCTAATGCATATAAACTGATGAGCAAGCCCGTGTAAAAAAACGATTTTTTAAGGTTTTTTTGGCTTAATCCCAAGCATCTCAATGTCTCGGACTGGTTTCTTTTATTTAAAATCAAAATCGCAACAGAACCCGCTAAATTAAACGAAGCGATACAGAGAATCAATATGAAAATCAAGTAGATTACTAAATTTTCGGTATTAATCATTTTCATAAAAGCAGCATTAAGCTCTTTGCGCGTGAGCACTTGGAATTTGTCGCCCAGTTCCTTTTTCAGTGCATTTTGAATACTTTGGTTACTCCCATCGGTTGTGATTTCCAATGCCGAATATTGATTCGGGGCATAGTCCAAAAGCTTTTGAGCCAGCGGCAAATTCATGAAAATAAAATCGCTGTATTTGTCATTGATTCTAAAGATGCCCGTCGCATACGCCTCAACATGGTTAAAGGCTTCGTCTGGATTGGTAATAAGCCCTTCGCCAGGTTTGGGCACCAGAAGTTTCACAGCATTTTCGGTGTCGGGGAAAAGGCTTAGTCGCGTCGAAACATTGGTGCCGATGTTGATGTAGTCTGGCTCTTTAAAATCTAGAGGCTGCCCATAAAGCACCATGGAATCTAGACCAAAAATAGAATTAAATCGCTCATCGATTCCTTTTACAGTTACGATATGTTTTTTGCCTAAAAACTCTGCAAAAGCACGCTCTTCTACCACGGGGCAAATCGTTTTTACACCTTGTGTTTCTTGGATTTTTTGAAGCGTTTCGGGCGAAATTTTAAAAGATTTACCTTGGCTAGGCTCCACCTTTATATCGGGATTGATATTGCTATAAAATTGAACATTGATGTCCTCTAATCCCGAAAAAACCGATAAAATTACGATTAAACAAGTCGTAACAAAGCCC
Coding sequences within:
- a CDS encoding ABC transporter permease, with product MNWFPVKLASRYIFSGKNAIEVNVISWIAFLALGFVTTCLIVILSVFSGLEDINVQFYSNINPDIKVEPSQGKSFKISPETLQKIQETQGVKTICPVVEERAFAEFLGKKHIVTVKGIDERFNSIFGLDSMVLYGQPLDFKEPDYINIGTNVSTRLSLFPDTENAVKLLVPKPGEGLITNPDEAFNHVEAYATGIFRINDKYSDFIFMNLPLAQKLLDYAPNQYSALEITTDGSNQSIQNALKKELGDKFQVLTRKELNAAFMKMINTENLVIYLIFILILCIASFNLAGSVAILILNKRNQSETLRCLGLSQKNLKKSFFYTGLLISLYALGFGLILGTILLLLQKYYGLVYISDFLAFPVKLTWENYFISIFSVLFIGSVVSYFVSRKV